A window of Candidatus Pantoea floridensis contains these coding sequences:
- a CDS encoding ABC transporter permease gives MSRALNGLILLALLLLVALPLLFIVLQALFPHFSAGSWRDAFSTLPTLLNDPQLLSMGLGTLKIGGGVALCSLLLGLPLGAVRGLFRLPGAALWDLLFLIPFLTPPYIAALSWTLALQRNGYIEQLTGINFASLLFSSSGMVLVMTLNIFPVVYFAVSRSLMASGQRLAWVARVHGASAWRGFWHITLPLTLPALAGGVLLAFTLAIEEYGVPAALGAQAKLTLMTVGIETKLADWPIDLPGAALLSLMLSVVALAAWLLQRKLTGSSDVTAVSGKPVTQELTHAGRWQIVLLLPFVLTLLLTVVLPLGAMALSGLLNTLSGGLQLNNLTLRHFGALFSQQGDALAAFSTSIGLALGAALLTGALGFLIAWRVSEGKTRLLAMMDGLALLPAAMPGVVVGVGLILLWNRGFWPVSPYNTLGILLLSYSCLLLPWPVRYVSSALRQLAPTLEPAARVHGASRLQALRLIVLPLVAPSLLAAMMMVFAVASRELVTSLLLAPAGTQTVAIFIWRQFEQGSVGQGMAMATLTLLASLSLMLAATALMQRQRR, from the coding sequence ATGTCGCGTGCCCTGAACGGATTGATTCTGCTGGCGTTGCTGCTGCTGGTGGCGCTGCCGCTGCTGTTTATCGTGCTGCAGGCGCTGTTTCCACACTTCAGCGCAGGCAGCTGGCGTGACGCCTTCAGCACGTTACCGACACTGCTGAACGATCCACAGCTGTTATCCATGGGGCTGGGCACGCTGAAAATCGGCGGCGGCGTAGCGCTGTGCAGCTTGCTGCTGGGTTTGCCGCTCGGCGCAGTGCGCGGCCTGTTCCGTCTGCCGGGCGCGGCGCTGTGGGATCTGCTGTTTCTGATCCCCTTTCTCACGCCGCCCTATATCGCGGCGCTGTCATGGACGCTGGCGCTGCAACGCAACGGCTATATCGAACAACTCACCGGCATCAATTTCGCCAGCCTGCTGTTTAGCAGCAGCGGCATGGTTCTGGTGATGACGCTAAACATCTTCCCGGTGGTCTATTTCGCGGTGTCACGCTCGCTGATGGCCAGCGGACAGCGTCTCGCCTGGGTGGCGCGCGTGCATGGCGCATCGGCATGGCGCGGTTTCTGGCACATCACCTTGCCGCTTACCTTACCGGCGCTGGCGGGCGGCGTACTGCTGGCGTTTACGCTGGCGATTGAAGAGTACGGCGTGCCCGCGGCACTCGGCGCGCAGGCAAAGCTGACGCTGATGACCGTAGGAATTGAAACCAAACTTGCCGACTGGCCGATCGATCTGCCCGGCGCAGCGTTATTGTCGCTGATGCTAAGTGTGGTGGCGCTCGCAGCGTGGTTGCTGCAACGCAAACTCACAGGCAGCAGCGATGTGACGGCGGTGAGCGGCAAGCCGGTTACCCAGGAGCTGACGCATGCCGGTCGCTGGCAGATAGTGCTGCTGCTGCCGTTTGTGCTCACGCTGCTGCTGACGGTGGTGCTGCCGCTGGGTGCTATGGCGTTGAGCGGCCTGCTAAATACTCTCTCCGGCGGATTACAGCTCAATAACCTGACGCTGCGCCACTTTGGCGCACTGTTTAGCCAACAGGGCGATGCGCTGGCAGCCTTCTCCACCAGCATCGGACTGGCGCTCGGAGCGGCATTGTTGACCGGCGCGCTCGGTTTTCTTATCGCCTGGCGCGTATCGGAAGGCAAAACTCGCCTGCTCGCCATGATGGATGGCCTGGCGCTGCTGCCTGCGGCAATGCCGGGCGTGGTGGTCGGCGTAGGATTGATTCTGCTGTGGAATCGCGGGTTTTGGCCGGTTTCGCCCTATAACACCCTTGGGATTCTGTTACTTTCGTACAGCTGTTTGCTGCTGCCGTGGCCGGTGCGTTATGTCAGTAGCGCATTGCGCCAGCTGGCACCGACGCTGGAACCTGCCGCCCGCGTTCATGGTGCATCACGCCTGCAGGCGCTGCGCCTGATCGTATTACCGCTGGTGGCACCCAGCCTGCTGGCGGCTATGATGATGGTGTTTGCCGTAGCATCACGCGAGTTGGTGACCTCACTGCTGCTGGCACCGGCGGGCACGCAAACCGTGGCGATCTTTATCTGGCGTCAGTTCGAGCAGGGTTCGGTCGGGCAAGGGATGGCGATGGCCACGCTGACGCTGCTCGCCAGCCTCAGTCTGATGCTTGCCGCCACCGCGCTGATGCAGCGTCAGCGTCGCTGA
- a CDS encoding extracellular solute-binding protein, with the protein MPSLKSVKRAISQKGAISAMMLTSAMMINDAQALTVYTAGPGSLSKSLAAGFEKQTGIKVNIFQATTGKVMARLEAEQANPQADVLISASWDTAEDLQQRGWLLPFNSANAAKVPEQFKTADYVAQGISALGIVWNTQSNTPEPKTWQDLTAPAFKDKVTTPDPALSGASLDLLIGLQNSEGEKAWQLFDQLKANGMIMSGPNAQAVTPVLQGARAAVFGAVDYVTYNNIAQGESVKVIFPENGTVVAPRPMMILKSSQHANDAKAFIDYVLSDAGQEQVAKAWLMPARTDIKAQRPLFTEIKLLPTQQNGSSERAAVLKRFGALFGQ; encoded by the coding sequence ATGCCATCTCTCAAGTCAGTTAAACGAGCCATCAGCCAGAAAGGAGCCATCAGCGCGATGATGTTGACTTCCGCTATGATGATCAACGATGCCCAGGCGCTGACGGTGTATACCGCGGGTCCGGGTTCGCTGTCGAAAAGTCTCGCCGCCGGATTTGAAAAACAGACCGGTATTAAAGTGAATATTTTCCAGGCCACGACCGGCAAAGTGATGGCACGTCTGGAGGCTGAACAGGCCAATCCGCAGGCCGACGTGCTGATCTCGGCTTCGTGGGATACCGCAGAAGATCTGCAGCAGCGTGGCTGGTTGCTGCCGTTTAACAGCGCCAACGCGGCAAAGGTGCCAGAGCAGTTCAAAACCGCTGATTACGTGGCGCAGGGTATTTCCGCGCTGGGCATCGTGTGGAATACGCAAAGCAATACGCCAGAGCCGAAGACCTGGCAGGATCTCACCGCCCCCGCCTTTAAAGATAAAGTCACCACGCCGGATCCGGCACTCTCGGGCGCATCACTCGATCTGCTGATTGGCCTGCAAAACAGCGAAGGCGAAAAAGCCTGGCAGCTGTTTGACCAGCTGAAAGCCAACGGCATGATAATGAGCGGCCCAAACGCGCAGGCGGTCACGCCGGTGCTGCAAGGCGCCAGGGCGGCGGTGTTTGGCGCGGTCGATTACGTCACCTATAACAACATTGCGCAGGGCGAGAGCGTGAAAGTGATCTTCCCGGAAAATGGCACCGTGGTGGCGCCGCGTCCGATGATGATCCTGAAAAGCAGCCAGCACGCCAATGATGCCAAAGCCTTTATTGATTACGTTCTTTCGGATGCAGGTCAGGAGCAGGTAGCGAAAGCCTGGCTGATGCCGGCACGCACCGATATCAAAGCGCAGCGCCCGCTGTTTACCGAAATTAAGCTGTTACCCACCCAGCAGAACGGCAGCAGCGAGCGCGCGGCGGTACTGAAGCGCTTCGGCGCGCTGTTCGGGCAGTAA